In Carassius carassius chromosome 2, fCarCar2.1, whole genome shotgun sequence, the DNA window AGATTACCTGATTCCTTTGATTTCTGGGTTGTTTTGAAGCTTCTtaggataataataaaaaatacttcaaAAATAGCAATTTACTGTTTAATATTAGTAAATTATAGAATTTTACCATAATCCtacagtatattattatatttaccttTTCTGTGATTCTTGTGAATTAGTCTCACCAGAAATATGTTCCCAATAATGGAAATGATGCTTATTGTGAACAAGGTTAAAACAACAGGATTCCAAAAAGTCAAAGATGCTGAAATAGTAACAGTTTTCATGTACCaccatatatacaaataaatatgtcaAATTGTCAACTGAAGGTATTGTGGTATTTTCTGTATCAAAGTAAAATATATCTGTACCTTCAACAATTAAATTAGTTCCATTTCCAAAGTGTATCTTCCCACATGTGGCAACAGCACAGTAATAAATCCCAGCATCAGATGATCTGAGTTCAGTCTGAGAGAGACTATAGACACAGCTCTGGGTAGAAAAGCCGTTCTCTGATCTCTCCGTACACTGATCACTCCTGTTATCACGGGTGTAAATGAGTCCTGTATGAGAATGTTCTGATGAATGTCTGAACCAGTAGACGCTGTATTCTCCTGCACAGATCTGACTGATGACCGAACACTgcagagtcactgaatctcctGGATGAAGTCTGTCAGATACTGGCTGCTGGAGAACTGTGGCCCCACTGGCAGAATCTTTACCTTTGAAAGAAATCCATCAAGATGATGCCATTTTTACTAATACAATTTTAGTTTATTAATACAGGAGTGACATGAAAGTTCTTACAAAACAGCTCATTTTAAAGTCTCACCTTTGTGTAGCAAAATCGTCCCTTCTCCAAACTCAATTGTGCTCATGAAGGTCACAGCACAATAGTAGTTTACAAAATCAATTTCCTTTAGGCTAATGATGCTCATATTGAAAAAGTTAGTTCCAACTTCAAAAGAATACCGTTCTACCTTGTCAAAGCCATTTTGATATATAAAACCTCCTGAGAGATGATTTGAATATGCAATAAGAAGAGGTTTTTTGCCAACAGTCTGTTTAAACCATGAAACAGTGTGTATCATGTCAAATGAATAAGAGCAAGGTAAAATCACACCGCTCCCAAGTTCAGCAACTACAAAAGGATACTGGTGAATGACACCCTTTATCTGACATGTGCcacctaaaaataaaagtaatatgataAGGAAATCTTATATGAAATTAAGTGTTCAACAATCAAGATATTAGTCAAACTTACAGGCAAACATGGAGAGAGAAACGCAAAACAATACTCTGAACTTCATTCTGCAGAACTTGTCAATTTAATCTAAAAGAGAAATATAAAGAGCTGTCTTGAGAATTTTTG includes these proteins:
- the LOC132098457 gene encoding uncharacterized protein LOC132098457 produces the protein MFACGTCQIKGVIHQYPFVVAELGSGVILPCSYSFDMIHTVSWFKQTVVGTNFFNMSIISLKEIDFVNYYCAVTFMSTIEFGEGTILLHKGKDSASGATVLQQPVSDRLHPGDSVTLQCSVISQICAGEYSVYWFRHSSEHSHTGLIYTRDNRSDQCTERSENGFSTQSCVYSLSQTELRSSDAGIYYCAVATCGKIHFGNGTNLIVEASLTFWNPVVLTLFTISIISIIGNIFLNDSVMC